In Mus musculus strain C57BL/6J chromosome 9, GRCm38.p6 C57BL/6J, one genomic interval encodes:
- the Olfr916 gene encoding olfactory receptor 916, whose translation MDSVNISLVTEFILVGLTDKPYLQIPLFFIFLAMYLVTALGNLSLIILTVLNSHLHTPMYFFLFNLSFVDFCYSSVFTPQMLMNFITRKNTISYMECMSQLYFFCFFVISECYVLTSMAYDRYVAICKPLLYNLVMSSKLCLNLMLVSYFIAFSESVAHTVCIMRLNFCDANKINHYFCDIPPLLQLSCTTTYINKLVVFVASSINIIVPISTIFISYGFILSSIFHIHSSEGRSKAFSTCSSHIIAAFLFFGSGAFMYFQPSSAESMDEGKISSVFYTNVIPMMNPLLYSLRNKDIKVALRKTLSKRNI comes from the coding sequence ATGGACTCAGTAAATATTTCTTTGGTGACTGAATTCATTCTGGTGGGATTAACTGACAAGCCTTATCTACAAATACCCTTGTTCTTTATATTTCTGGCAATGTACCTAGTCACTGCATTGGGGAATTTATCTTTGATAATATTAACTGTGTTGAATTCTCACCTTCACACCCCTATGTACTTTTTCCTCTTTAACTTGTCCTTTGTAGACTTCTGCTATTCTTCTGTGTTCACTCCACAAATGTTGATGAACTTTATAACAAGGAAGAATACAATTTCTTACATGGAATGTATGAGccaactttatttcttttgtttttttgttatttctgagTGTTATGTGTTGACTTCAATGGCCTATGATCGCTATGTGGCCATTTGTAAACCACTGCTGTATAATCTTGTCATGTCCTCTAAATTATGTTTGAACCTAATGCTTGTTTCCTACTTTATTGCATTTTCTGAGTCTGTGGCTCACACTGTTTGCATAATGAGACTGAACTTCTGTGATGCCAACAAAATCAACCACTACTTCTGTGATATTCCACCTTTGCTCCAACTTTCCTGTACAACCACATATATCAACAAGCTTGTAGTTTTTGTTGCTTCTAGCATCAATATCATTGTTCCCATTTCAACTATATTTATTTCCTATGGTTTTATTCTCTCCAGCATCTTTCACATCCATTCTTCTGAAGGCAGGTCCAAAGCTTTCAGCACCTGTAGCTCACACATCATTGCTGCTTTTCTGTTCTTTGGTTCAGGTGCATTTATGTATTTCCAACCATCCTCAGCTGAGTCTATGGATGAAGGAAAAATCTCTTCTGTCTTTTATACTAATGTGATTCCCATGATGAATCCTCTACTCTACAGCTTGAGGAACAAAGACATAAAAGTGGCTCTGAGGAAAACCCTGAGCAAGAGGAACATTTAA